The following proteins are encoded in a genomic region of Streptomyces sp. SLBN-31:
- a CDS encoding LysE family translocator, whose protein sequence is MLSTLLAFLGACTLIAASPGPSTVLIVRQSLRSRRSGFLTVLGNETGVFTWGVVAAFGLTALLAASEVAYGVMRFAGALVLVVFGVQALRRARRTGDGEEAEDLGESRVRTGWAAYRGGLLLNLANPKAAVFAMSFLPQFVPTGAPHLPAMIGLAALWAVYEVGYYGLYVWFVGRLRAVLSRAGARRRLEQVSGGVLLLLGVRLALEG, encoded by the coding sequence ATGCTGAGCACCCTCCTCGCCTTCCTCGGCGCGTGCACGCTCATCGCCGCCTCGCCCGGGCCCAGCACGGTACTGATCGTCAGACAGTCGCTGCGCAGCCGTCGCTCGGGCTTCCTGACCGTTCTGGGCAACGAGACCGGGGTCTTCACCTGGGGCGTCGTCGCCGCCTTCGGGCTGACCGCGCTGCTCGCGGCCTCCGAGGTGGCCTACGGCGTGATGCGCTTCGCCGGCGCGCTCGTCCTGGTCGTCTTCGGCGTCCAGGCGCTGCGGCGGGCCCGGCGTACCGGGGACGGCGAGGAGGCCGAGGACCTTGGCGAAAGTCGCGTCAGGACCGGCTGGGCCGCCTACCGCGGCGGACTGCTGCTCAACCTCGCCAACCCCAAGGCCGCCGTCTTCGCCATGTCCTTCCTGCCGCAGTTCGTGCCCACGGGCGCCCCGCACCTGCCCGCCATGATCGGCCTCGCCGCGCTCTGGGCGGTCTACGAGGTCGGTTACTACGGCCTGTACGTATGGTTCGTGGGCCGCCTGCGCGCCGTGCTGTCCCGTGCCGGGGCGCGCAGGCGCCTGGAGCAGGTCTCCGGAGGCGTGCTGCTGCTCCTCGGTGTCCGGCTCGCCCTGGAGGGCTGA
- a CDS encoding ABC transporter permease, which yields MNGERGRTSPTSRRALLLRLLVLLLTLAVWQSVARAHGSVYFPPPSRIARRAHDLWFSGPARHLFLTDAAVGNVLPSLGRMAAGFGIAAACGIGLGVAVGRSRWAYALCNPVLQFARAVPPPALVPVFVVVLDFGTPMQITAIAFSAVWPVLINTAEGVRNTDPLRLDVAAVLRLNPVERLGFLLLPSALPRIFAGLRLSLSLSLILMVFSELLPGTADGIGYTLTDAQSRSDLLTVWAALLLLGVLGHLLNTALLAVERRLLGQGRTTA from the coding sequence ATGAACGGGGAGAGGGGGCGTACGTCCCCCACGTCCCGCCGCGCCCTCCTGCTGCGCCTCCTGGTCCTCCTGCTCACCCTGGCCGTCTGGCAGTCGGTCGCGCGAGCCCACGGCAGCGTCTACTTCCCGCCCCCGAGCCGTATCGCGCGTCGCGCCCACGACCTGTGGTTCTCCGGGCCCGCGCGGCACCTCTTCCTCACCGACGCGGCCGTGGGGAACGTCCTGCCGAGCCTGGGGCGGATGGCGGCCGGATTCGGGATCGCCGCCGCCTGCGGGATCGGCCTCGGCGTGGCGGTCGGGCGGTCCCGGTGGGCGTACGCGCTGTGCAACCCGGTGCTGCAGTTCGCCCGCGCCGTGCCACCGCCGGCCCTGGTGCCCGTCTTCGTCGTGGTCCTTGACTTCGGCACCCCCATGCAGATCACGGCGATCGCCTTCAGTGCCGTATGGCCGGTGCTGATCAACACGGCGGAAGGGGTGCGCAACACCGACCCGCTCCGGCTGGACGTCGCCGCCGTCCTCCGCCTCAACCCCGTCGAACGGCTCGGTTTCCTGCTCCTCCCGTCGGCCCTGCCCCGCATCTTCGCCGGCCTCCGCCTCAGCCTCTCCCTCTCGCTGATCCTCATGGTCTTCTCCGAACTCCTGCCCGGCACCGCCGACGGCATCGGCTACACCCTCACCGACGCTCAGTCCCGCTCCGACCTGCTCACCGTCTGGGCGGCCCTGCTCCTGCTCGGCGTCCTCGGCCACCTCCTCAACACCGCTTTGCTCGCGGTCGAACGACGGCTGCTCGGACAGGGAAGGACGACGGCATGA
- a CDS encoding ABC transporter ATP-binding protein, with protein sequence MTLRLDALGQRYGDHPVLRDVTLTVPDGQLLCVVGPSGCGKSTLLRTVAGLRPAHEGTVTLDGTPVTGVPDHLAVVFQDYGRSLFPWLTVRDNVALPLRRRGLARAERRAEAERILERVGLDGAGRRHPWQLSGGMQQRVAIARALVCRPSLLLMDEPFGSLDAQTREDLEDLLLEVHRTENTTILLVTHDIDESVYVGDRVVVLSPGPGARVVLDLPVELPGRRDQIGTRGLPEFVALRSRVGRAVRGA encoded by the coding sequence ATGACCCTCCGCCTCGACGCCCTCGGCCAGCGCTACGGCGACCACCCCGTCCTGCGCGACGTCACCCTCACCGTCCCCGACGGCCAACTCCTGTGCGTCGTCGGCCCGTCGGGATGCGGCAAGTCCACACTCCTGCGCACCGTCGCGGGGCTGCGGCCCGCCCACGAGGGCACGGTCACCCTCGACGGCACGCCCGTCACCGGCGTACCCGACCACCTCGCCGTCGTCTTCCAGGACTACGGCCGCTCCCTCTTCCCCTGGCTCACCGTCCGCGACAACGTCGCCCTGCCACTGCGCCGCCGCGGCCTGGCGCGTGCCGAGCGGCGGGCCGAGGCCGAGCGCATCCTGGAACGCGTCGGCCTCGACGGCGCGGGCCGCCGGCACCCCTGGCAGCTGTCCGGCGGCATGCAGCAGCGCGTCGCCATCGCCCGCGCCCTGGTCTGCCGCCCCTCGCTGCTGCTCATGGACGAACCCTTCGGCTCGCTGGACGCCCAGACCCGCGAGGACCTCGAAGACCTCCTCCTGGAAGTGCACCGCACCGAGAACACCACCATCCTCCTCGTCACCCACGACATCGACGAGAGCGTCTACGTCGGCGACCGCGTCGTCGTCCTCTCCCCCGGCCCCGGCGCCCGCGTCGTCCTCGACCTCCCCGTCGAACTGCCCGGCAGGCGCGACCAGATCGGCACCCGCGGCCTGCCGGAGTTCGTCGCGCTCAGGTCGCGGGTGGGGCGGGCCGTACGGGGCGCCTGA
- the cyc2 gene encoding germacradienol/geosmin synthase Cyc2 codes for MTQQPFELPHFYMPYPARLNPHVDEARAHSTEWAREMGMLEGSGIWEQSDLDAHDYGLLCAYTHPDCGGPALSLITDWYVWVFFFDDHFLETFKRTQDRAGGKAYLDRLPLFMPLDLATAVPEPRNPVEAGLADLWARTVPSMSADWRRRFAVATEHLLNESLWELSNINEGRIANPVEYIEMRRKVGGAPWSAGLVEYATAEVPASVAGSRPLRVLMETFSDAVHLRNDLFSYQREVEDEGENSNGVLVLETFFGCTTQEAADTVNDVLTSRLHQFEHTALTEVPALALDRALTAAEVAAVAKYTQGLQDWQSGGHEWHMRSSRYMNARARATSPWHGPTGPGTSAADVGALLASAGAERLRAYTHVPYQKVGPSLLPDFHMPFQVELSPHLDGARTRLAAWTHTMGILHEGVWDEDKLAAYDLPLCSAGLDPDAAPEALDLSAAWLAWGTYGDDYYPLVFGHRRDLAAARLTTRRLSECMPLDGAQALVPVNAMERGLTDLWARTTALMTPDQRRILKDAVDVMTESWVWELSNQLQNRIPDPVDYLEMRRATFGADLTMSLCRMGHGPAVPPEVYRSGPVRSLENAAVDYACLVNDVFSYQKEIEYEGEIHNAILVVQHFFGVDYPTALRVVDDLMTRRMEQFEHVAANELPVVYDDFDLCDEAREIMRGYVEDLQNWLSGILNWHREVDRYKAGYLARRTHGFLPDLPAAVPVH; via the coding sequence ATGACGCAGCAGCCCTTCGAACTCCCGCACTTCTACATGCCGTATCCCGCGCGGCTGAACCCGCACGTCGACGAGGCGCGCGCCCACTCGACCGAGTGGGCGCGCGAGATGGGCATGCTGGAGGGCTCCGGGATCTGGGAGCAGTCGGACCTCGACGCGCACGACTACGGACTGCTCTGCGCCTACACCCACCCCGACTGCGGCGGCCCGGCGCTGTCGCTGATCACCGACTGGTACGTGTGGGTCTTCTTCTTCGACGACCACTTCCTGGAGACCTTCAAGCGCACCCAGGACCGGGCCGGCGGCAAGGCCTACCTGGACCGGCTCCCGCTCTTCATGCCGCTCGACCTCGCGACCGCCGTGCCCGAGCCGCGGAACCCGGTCGAGGCCGGGCTCGCCGACCTGTGGGCGCGCACGGTGCCGTCGATGTCCGCCGACTGGCGCCGCCGCTTCGCCGTGGCCACCGAGCACCTGCTCAACGAGTCCCTGTGGGAACTGTCCAACATCAACGAGGGACGGATCGCCAACCCCGTCGAGTACATCGAGATGCGCCGCAAGGTCGGCGGCGCGCCATGGTCGGCGGGGCTGGTGGAGTACGCGACGGCCGAAGTGCCCGCGTCCGTCGCCGGATCCAGGCCGCTCAGGGTGCTGATGGAGACGTTCTCCGACGCCGTCCACCTGCGCAACGACCTGTTCTCCTACCAGCGAGAGGTCGAGGACGAGGGCGAGAACAGCAACGGCGTCCTCGTCCTGGAGACCTTCTTCGGCTGCACCACCCAGGAAGCCGCCGACACCGTCAACGACGTGCTGACCTCGCGCCTCCACCAGTTCGAGCACACCGCGCTCACCGAGGTGCCCGCGCTCGCCCTGGACCGGGCCCTGACCGCGGCCGAGGTCGCGGCCGTCGCCAAGTACACGCAGGGCCTGCAGGACTGGCAGTCCGGCGGCCACGAGTGGCACATGCGCTCCAGCCGCTACATGAACGCCCGCGCGCGTGCCACCAGTCCCTGGCACGGTCCGACCGGCCCCGGCACCTCCGCGGCCGACGTCGGCGCCCTGCTCGCGTCGGCAGGCGCCGAGCGGCTGCGCGCGTACACGCACGTGCCGTACCAGAAGGTCGGCCCCTCGCTGCTGCCCGACTTCCACATGCCCTTCCAGGTGGAGCTGAGTCCCCACTTGGACGGCGCCCGCACCCGGCTCGCCGCCTGGACGCACACCATGGGCATCCTGCACGAGGGCGTCTGGGACGAGGACAAGCTGGCCGCCTACGACCTCCCGCTCTGCTCCGCCGGCCTCGACCCCGACGCGGCACCCGAAGCCCTCGATCTCAGTGCCGCGTGGCTCGCCTGGGGCACCTACGGGGACGACTACTACCCGCTCGTCTTCGGCCACCGGCGCGACCTGGCCGCCGCCCGCCTCACCACGCGGCGCCTGTCGGAGTGCATGCCCCTGGACGGCGCGCAGGCCCTCGTCCCGGTCAACGCCATGGAGCGCGGCCTGACCGACCTGTGGGCGCGTACGACGGCGCTGATGACCCCGGACCAGCGGCGCATCCTGAAGGACGCCGTGGACGTGATGACCGAGAGCTGGGTGTGGGAACTGTCCAACCAGCTGCAGAACCGCATCCCTGACCCGGTCGACTACCTGGAGATGCGCCGTGCCACCTTCGGCGCGGACCTGACCATGAGCCTGTGCCGCATGGGTCACGGCCCCGCGGTCCCGCCCGAGGTCTACCGCAGCGGTCCGGTCCGCTCCCTGGAGAACGCCGCCGTCGACTACGCCTGCCTGGTCAACGACGTCTTCTCGTACCAGAAGGAGATCGAGTACGAGGGCGAGATCCACAACGCGATCCTGGTGGTCCAGCACTTCTTCGGCGTCGACTACCCGACCGCGCTGCGCGTCGTCGACGATCTGATGACCCGGCGCATGGAGCAGTTCGAGCACGTCGCGGCGAACGAACTCCCCGTCGTCTACGACGACTTCGACCTCTGCGACGAGGCCCGGGAGATCATGCGGGGCTATGTGGAAGACCTGCAGAACTGGCTGTCGGGCATCCTCAACTGGCATCGCGAGGTCGACCGTTACAAGGCCGGCTATCTGGCCCGCCGCACCCACGGCTTCCTGCCGGACCTGCCGGCCGCCGTACCCGTTCACTGA
- the phsA gene encoding O-aminophenol oxidase PhsA, producing the protein MTDIIERIAGDGTGEAAPAPDELAPYVTPLPVPPVLRPGTGDVLRETEIAVRPTWVRLHPQLPPTLMWGYDGQVPGPTIEVRRGQRVRIAWTNRIPRGSEYPVTSVEVPARTPGTPPPSTEPGREGAEPNKDVAALPAWTVTHLHGAQTGGGNDGWADNAVGFGDAQLSEYPNDHQAVQWWYHDHAMNITRWNVHTGLYGTYLVRDEEEDALQLPSGHREIPLLLADRNLDTDEDGRLNGRLLHKTVIVQQRNPETGKPVSIPFTGPYTTVNGRIWPYADVDAAWYRFRLVNASNARIYELALVDEDGNPVPGVVHQIGSDGGLLPRPVPVDFDGALPTLTVAPAERFDLLVDFRGLAGRRLRLVNKGRNQPPGVPDPAGDVRYPAVMEFRVGEDGCEDTFELPEVLSGSFRRLTHDIPHGHRLIVLTVPGTKGSGGHPEIWEMAEADDPGDLRIPSDGVIQLTGADGSTKTYRRISRTFNDGLGFTIAEGSYEQWSFLNLAPIVHPMHIHLADFQLMGRDAYDVSGFDPAVGGTRTPIAFDPAKPLPLAPNELGHKDVFRVPGGQILRVMGRFDGAYGRFMYHCHLLEHEDMGMMRPFVVMPEEAMRFDHGGAHGGHGEGHTG; encoded by the coding sequence TTGACCGACATCATCGAGAGGATCGCCGGCGACGGCACGGGGGAAGCGGCACCGGCTCCGGACGAACTGGCGCCGTACGTCACGCCGTTGCCGGTCCCGCCCGTCCTGCGCCCCGGCACTGGTGACGTGCTGCGCGAGACCGAGATCGCGGTGCGCCCCACCTGGGTCCGCCTGCATCCGCAGCTTCCGCCGACCCTGATGTGGGGCTACGACGGGCAGGTACCGGGGCCGACCATCGAGGTCCGGCGCGGGCAGCGCGTGCGCATCGCCTGGACCAACCGGATTCCCAGGGGCAGCGAGTACCCGGTCACCTCGGTGGAGGTGCCCGCCCGCACGCCCGGCACCCCGCCGCCCAGCACCGAGCCGGGCCGCGAGGGAGCGGAGCCGAACAAGGACGTCGCCGCCCTGCCCGCGTGGACGGTGACGCACCTGCACGGAGCGCAGACGGGCGGCGGCAACGACGGCTGGGCGGACAACGCCGTCGGATTCGGCGACGCCCAGCTGTCCGAGTACCCGAACGACCACCAGGCGGTGCAGTGGTGGTACCACGACCACGCCATGAACATCACCCGGTGGAACGTGCACACGGGCCTGTACGGCACCTACCTCGTCCGTGACGAAGAGGAGGACGCCCTGCAACTCCCGTCCGGCCACCGCGAGATACCGCTGCTGCTCGCCGACCGCAACCTCGACACCGACGAGGACGGACGGCTCAACGGCAGGCTGCTGCACAAGACGGTGATCGTCCAGCAGCGGAACCCGGAGACCGGCAAGCCGGTCTCCATCCCGTTCACCGGCCCGTACACGACGGTCAACGGCCGCATCTGGCCGTACGCCGACGTGGACGCCGCCTGGTACCGCTTCCGGCTCGTCAACGCGTCGAACGCGCGCATCTACGAGCTCGCCCTGGTCGACGAGGACGGCAACCCGGTGCCGGGCGTCGTCCATCAGATCGGCAGCGACGGCGGACTGCTGCCCCGGCCGGTACCGGTCGACTTCGACGGCGCGCTGCCGACCCTGACCGTGGCGCCGGCCGAGCGCTTCGACCTGCTGGTCGACTTCCGCGGTCTGGCCGGCAGGAGGCTGCGGCTGGTCAACAAGGGACGCAACCAGCCGCCCGGCGTGCCCGACCCGGCGGGTGACGTGCGCTACCCGGCGGTGATGGAGTTCCGCGTGGGCGAGGACGGCTGCGAGGACACCTTCGAACTGCCCGAGGTGCTCTCCGGTTCCTTCCGCCGCCTCACCCACGACATTCCGCACGGCCACCGTCTGATCGTGCTGACCGTGCCCGGCACCAAGGGCTCCGGCGGGCACCCGGAGATCTGGGAGATGGCCGAGGCCGACGACCCCGGCGACCTCCGGATCCCCTCGGACGGCGTCATCCAGCTCACCGGCGCCGACGGCTCGACGAAGACGTACCGGCGCATCTCCCGGACGTTCAACGACGGCCTCGGCTTCACCATCGCCGAGGGCTCCTACGAACAGTGGAGCTTCCTGAACCTCGCGCCGATCGTCCACCCGATGCACATCCACCTGGCCGACTTCCAGCTGATGGGCCGTGACGCCTACGACGTCTCGGGCTTCGACCCGGCGGTGGGCGGCACGCGCACACCGATCGCCTTCGACCCGGCGAAACCGCTCCCCCTGGCGCCCAACGAACTCGGCCACAAGGACGTCTTCCGGGTGCCGGGCGGTCAGATCCTGCGCGTCATGGGGAGGTTCGACGGCGCGTACGGCCGGTTCATGTACCACTGCCACCTCCTCGAACACGAGGACATGGGCATGATGCGGCCCTTCGTCGTGATGCCCGAGGAGGCGATGAGGTTCGACCACGGCGGGGCACACGGCGGCCACGGAGAAGGTCACACGGGCTGA
- a CDS encoding ABC transporter permease — MNGRTGRRREPWLGPAGVLIAFGICEVVGRVGLVRRSYLPPASEVLTRAVQLAADRAFLNGVGATLRAWALGLGLAVAIAVPLGLLLGSLPVVDSAVRVIVEFLRPLPSVALIPLVSLLLGAGTGTEVALIAYASLWPVLFNTVYGLGETDPLAKDTLRAFGFGRLSVLLRVELPGTAPFIAAGVRISAAFALILAVATELLSGFGEGLGIFIAQAGLATDGTRDVLAGVVWAGTLGLAVNGALVWGEHRLFPWTPDRQATTARRVGA, encoded by the coding sequence GTGAACGGGCGGACGGGACGACGTCGGGAGCCGTGGCTGGGTCCGGCCGGAGTGCTGATCGCCTTCGGGATCTGCGAGGTCGTCGGGCGCGTCGGCCTCGTGCGGCGGAGCTACCTCCCGCCCGCCTCCGAAGTCCTCACCCGTGCGGTGCAGTTGGCGGCCGACCGGGCCTTCCTGAACGGCGTCGGCGCCACCCTGCGTGCGTGGGCGCTCGGACTCGGGCTCGCCGTCGCGATCGCCGTACCGCTCGGGCTGCTGCTCGGCAGCCTGCCGGTCGTCGACTCCGCCGTACGCGTGATCGTCGAGTTCCTGCGGCCGCTGCCGTCCGTCGCACTCATCCCCCTGGTGTCCCTGCTGCTGGGCGCCGGCACCGGGACCGAGGTCGCCCTGATCGCGTATGCCTCCCTCTGGCCGGTCCTGTTCAACACGGTCTACGGCCTCGGTGAGACAGACCCGCTCGCCAAGGACACCCTGCGCGCCTTCGGCTTCGGCCGGCTCTCGGTCCTGCTGCGCGTCGAACTGCCCGGCACGGCACCCTTCATCGCCGCCGGCGTCCGGATCTCCGCGGCCTTCGCCCTCATCCTCGCCGTCGCCACCGAACTCCTCTCCGGCTTCGGCGAGGGCCTCGGCATCTTCATCGCCCAGGCCGGACTGGCCACCGACGGAACCCGCGACGTCCTCGCCGGCGTGGTCTGGGCCGGCACCCTGGGGCTCGCCGTCAACGGCGCGCTGGTGTGGGGGGAACACCGTCTGTTCCCCTGGACACCGGACCGGCAGGCGACGACCGCCCGGCGGGTGGGGGCATGA
- a CDS encoding metallophosphoesterase, which produces MLVLAHISDLHLDGSRRATERAERVRDRPWGLPGRVDALLVTGDIADHGTEAEYEEAARILGLRDGGAPFPVLTCPGNHDVRGPYRKALLGRPAADGPANSAHVFDEGAVLMCDSSIPGRDEGALDEETYDWIEATLQELDGSLPVLLAFHHPPAVLHHSLPDAGRLAGPGRLAALLERRPEIAGLITGHAHTGAASVFAGRPLVVGPAVTWTLRLPWEGEGAADRDAPVGLAFHVLGDTGRLTTHFRVVM; this is translated from the coding sequence GTGCTCGTACTCGCACACATCAGCGATCTGCATCTCGACGGAAGCCGGCGGGCGACGGAGCGCGCCGAGCGGGTGCGGGACCGGCCGTGGGGGTTGCCGGGCCGGGTGGACGCACTGCTGGTGACCGGCGACATCGCCGACCACGGGACGGAGGCGGAGTACGAGGAGGCGGCCCGCATCCTGGGGCTGCGCGACGGCGGGGCGCCGTTCCCGGTGCTGACCTGCCCCGGCAACCACGACGTCCGGGGGCCGTACCGCAAGGCCCTGCTGGGGCGTCCGGCGGCGGACGGGCCGGCCAACAGCGCGCACGTCTTCGACGAGGGAGCGGTGCTGATGTGCGACTCCAGCATCCCGGGGCGGGACGAGGGGGCCCTGGACGAGGAGACGTACGACTGGATCGAGGCGACCCTCCAGGAACTCGACGGGAGCCTGCCCGTGCTGCTCGCCTTCCACCACCCGCCGGCCGTCCTGCACCACTCCCTGCCCGACGCCGGCCGGCTGGCCGGACCGGGCCGGCTGGCGGCACTGCTGGAGCGGCGGCCGGAGATCGCGGGGCTGATCACCGGTCACGCGCACACCGGCGCCGCGAGTGTCTTCGCCGGGCGGCCGCTGGTCGTCGGCCCCGCGGTGACGTGGACGCTGCGCCTGCCGTGGGAGGGCGAGGGCGCTGCCGACCGGGACGCCCCGGTCGGACTCGCCTTTCACGTGCTGGGCGACACCGGGCGCCTGACCACGCACTTCCGGGTGGTCATGTGA
- a CDS encoding PDZ domain-containing protein, producing the protein MEQTALRPKPMPGQDPGGGAAPEARVRRPHAVRRRGRRLRTALLALFTGTLLVLSGVGLGAVGVTAIGMGRLADLQRQAHIPGDPAGAAHPVPSSRPAPGTASPAPPAATLGLEAVDADKAGALVVGVHVPGPGYAAGLVRGDVLLALDRTRIDSAADLARAVAHARPGTRVALMIRHRSGGYQQLIAVPGVVT; encoded by the coding sequence ATGGAACAGACTGCGTTGCGTCCCAAGCCGATGCCCGGCCAGGACCCCGGCGGCGGTGCCGCGCCCGAGGCGCGCGTGCGTCGGCCGCACGCCGTGCGACGGAGGGGCCGGCGGCTCAGGACCGCGCTGTTGGCGCTGTTCACCGGCACCCTCCTGGTGTTGTCCGGAGTCGGCCTCGGCGCCGTCGGTGTCACGGCGATCGGCATGGGCAGGCTGGCCGACCTGCAACGTCAGGCGCACATCCCGGGCGACCCGGCGGGCGCGGCCCATCCCGTGCCCTCGTCGCGGCCCGCACCGGGGACCGCGTCCCCCGCGCCCCCGGCGGCGACCCTCGGTCTGGAGGCCGTCGACGCGGACAAGGCCGGCGCCCTGGTCGTCGGCGTTCATGTCCCCGGTCCCGGCTACGCGGCCGGCCTGGTCCGCGGTGACGTCCTCCTCGCCCTCGACCGGACCCGCATCGACTCGGCGGCCGACCTCGCCCGCGCGGTCGCCCACGCCCGCCCCGGCACCCGGGTGGCCCTGATGATCCGTCACCGAAGCGGCGGCTACCAGCAGTTGATCGCCGTGCCCGGCGTCGTCACATGA